A window from Salvelinus fontinalis isolate EN_2023a chromosome 8, ASM2944872v1, whole genome shotgun sequence encodes these proteins:
- the LOC129860651 gene encoding pleckstrin homology domain-containing family G member 5-like isoform X7 has product MHFDRHPRFDLQPQGSILARNVSTRSCPPRTSPPSDLEEEDEGANDRGERKPGGLKLVKKKPRRRHTDDPSKECFSLKFDLNVDIDTEIVPAVKKKTLREVLGPVFERKGIELSRVDLFLDQSNTPLSLNFEAYRFGGHYLKVKARPGDELKVEQGVKDLRSLSLPNMKPSLGEQSPYILTERVEHGSLGRKESNVDLLVSAASTGQARRRKNITEFLGDASIPSPDSLTALSGSLPSVGAGPDSWKNRAASRFSGFFSSNTGAGAFGKEVDRMEQLQNKLQSYTLFGLPKVPPQLSFHHDSWEEEEEETSFTLEDSWTQLLDNHETLTRRQFHQQEAIWELLHTEATYIKKLRVITDLFLCGLLNLQESGLLTEVEPARLFSNIQDIVRLHTALWNQVMLPALEIARQARTLLNPTDLHHGFRTIGSRFKPYIRYCMEEEASMEYMRSLLRDNELFRIYVTWAETHKQCNRLKLADMLAKPHQRLTKYPLLLKAVLKKTDDSPSRDAVSGMVACVEGFINSVDSRMRQREEQQKLAAISGRIDSYEAVEGSSEELEKILREFNRFDLMAPMRGTSPEETRQLHLEAALRMKEGKDSRMEVYCFLFTDLLLITKPVKKLEKVKVIRQPLLIHNVICKELKDPGSFILIYLNEFKSAVAAYTFQANSATQGRSWVDAICNVQNQLQRMRTEEVLRQQVTLQRRLCGEEEEEENKSSSPCMRNKDQQGPSHSDCSTETLSVMDIGEDSGEHQNPSATNTDSGGPLEKSLDSGTVTPPTGPEPLHCNPASPQDNLADRDPEPEQEGVMEGGEVELEPQCRSLSMDSAYGTLSPESLLRELDLQTRPGQSKGEETEEEGEIEGHEVEVEMENEKVVMKLVEKEEEEDSTSVGSQLSVVQSLKPRRRPPVTARLRCLQSLNIKSLSEDNLLQRFRDNAPVSRIQTRSLTAQDQSEHRSERAECLVHSKSLSAHDLTGLFQTDQDSEPEYEDFLSMSMPSGNLCDTLRKAEARQVQRALAAAEACEGSNSQADSSSSDGEMVVAPSGGQGGKCSESFTAGCPEKQSSPKRRKTHQHKKLTLAQLYRIRTTLVLNSTLTASEV; this is encoded by the exons ATGCACTTTGACCGACACCCGCGCTTTGACCTGCAACCCCAAG GTTCCATCCTGGCCCGGAACGTTTCGACGCGCTCCTGTCCCCCCCGCACCAGCCCCCCCtctgacctggaggaggaggacgaagggGCCAACGACCGAGG GGAACGTAAACCTGGGGGGTTGAAGTTGGTGAAGAAGAAACCACGGCGACGGCACACTGAC GACCCCAGCAAGGAGTGCTTCAGCCTCAAGTTTGATCTGAACGTGGACATTGACACAGAGATCGTCCCCGCTGTGAAAAAGAAGACCCTAAG GGAGGTGCTGGGTCCTGTGTTTGAGCGTAAAGGTATTGAGTTATCCCGGGTAGATCTGTTCCTGGACCAGTCCAACACTCCCCTGTCCCTGAACTTTGAGGCTTACCGCTTCGGTGGCCACTATCTCAAGGTCAAAG CGCGGCCAGGTGATGAGCTGAAGGTGGAGCAGGGGGTGAAAGACCTGCGGTCGCTCAGTCTGCCCAACATGAAGCCCTCCTTGGGGGAGCAGAGTCCCTACATCCTTACCGAGAGGGTGGAGCACGGATCCCTTGGACGCAAGGAGAGCAACGTCGATCTGCTGGTCAGTGCAGCCTCTACA GGTCAGGCACGTCGCAGGAAGAACATAACAGAGTTCCTTGGGGACGCCAGCATCCCGTCTCCGGACTCCCTGACCGCACTGAGCGGCTCTCTGCCCAGTGTGGGGGCTGGACCGGACAGCTGGAAGAACCGCGCCGCCAGCCGCTTCTCTGGCTTCTTTAGCTCCAACACTGGAGCAGGGGCCTTTGGCAAG GAGGTGGATCGCATGGAGCAGCTCCAGAATAAGCTGCAGTCGTACACTCTGTTTGGCCTTCCCAAGGTTCCTCCTCAGCTCTCCTTCCATCACGACTcctgggaggaggaagaggaggagaccagcTTCACCCTGGAGGACAGCTGGACACAGCTACTCGACAACCATGAG ACGTTGACCAGACGCCAGTTCCACCAGCAGGAGGCTATCTGGGAGCTCCTGCACACTGAGGCCACCTACATCAAGAAACTACGAGTCATCACTGAC tTGTTCCTGTGCGGGCTGTTGAACCTGCAGGAGAGTGGTCTGCTGACAGAGGTGGAGCCTGCGCGACTCTTCAGTAACATCCAGGACATTGTGCGTCTGCATACGGCCCTGTGGAACCAGGTGATGCTGCCTGCCCTGGAGATTGCCCGGCAGGCCAGGACCCTCCTCAACCCTACAGACCTCCACCACGGCTTCAGGACAATTGGCTCCAGGTTTAAGCCCTACATCCGTTACTGTATGGAGGAGGAGGCCAGTATGGAATACATGAGGTCACTCCTCAGGGACAACGAGCTCTTCAGGATCTACGTCACG TGGGCTGAGACTCATAAGCAGTGTAACCGGCTGAAGCTGGCTGACATGCTGGCCAAGCCTCACCAGAGACTCACCAAGTACCCCCTACTGCTGAAGGCTGTCCTCAAAAAGACTGACGACTCGCCGTCCCGCGACGCCGTCAGCGGAATGGTGGCGTGTGTGGAGGGCTTCATCAACAGCGTGGACTCTCGGATGCGCCAGCGGGAGGAGCAGCAGAAGCTAGCCGCCATCTCTGGACGCATCGACTCCTACGAAGCAGTGGAGGGGAGCAGCGAGGAGTTGGAGAAG ATCCTGCGTGAGTTCAACCGCTTCGACCTGATGGCTCCTATGAGAGGCACATCACCAGAGGAGACCAGACAGCTCCATTTGGAGGCGGCACTGCGCATGAAGGAGGGCAAAGACAGCAGG ATGGAGGTGTACTGCTTCCTGTTCACAGACCTGCTGCTCATCACCAAACCAGTGAAGAAGTTAGAGAAGGTCAAGGTGATCAGACAGCCCCTCCTCATCCACAATGTTATCTGCAAAGAACTCAAGGACCCTG GCTCCTTCATTCTCATCTACCTCAATGAGTTCAAGAGCGCTGTGGCAGCCTACACTTTCCAGGCCAACAGCGCCACCCAGGGGCGAAGCTGGGTTGACGCCATCTGCAACGTCCAGAACCAGCTCCAGAGAATGCGGACTGAGGAGGTTCTCAGGCAGCAGGTCACCCTACAGCGCCGTCTAtgcggagaggaagaggaggaggaaaacaagAGCAGCTCCCCCTGCATGAGGAACAAAGATCAGCAGGGACCAAG TCATTCGGATTGCTCCACAGAGACCCTGTCAGTCATGGACATAGGAGAGGATTCAGGGGAGCACCAAAACCCCTCTGCCACAAACACAGACTCAGGAGGACCCTTAGAAAAGAGCCTAGACTCGGGCACAGTTACCCCACCTACTGGACCTGAGCCCCTGCACTGCAACCCTGCCAGCCCCCAGGACAACCTTGCCGACCGGGACCCTGAGCCAGAGCAGGAGGGTgttatggagggaggggaggttgaGCTGGAGCCTCAGTGTCGCTCTCTATCCATGGACAGTGCCTACGGTACCCTCTCCCCAGAGTCCCtactgagagagctggacctacAGACACGACCAGGCCAGAGCAAGGGAGAGGAGactgaagaggagggagagatagagggccACGAGGTGGAGGTGGAAATGGAGAACGAAAAGGTGGTAATGAAACTggtggagaaggaagaggaggaggattcaaCCTCTGTTGGTTCCCAGCTGTCAGTGGTTCAGTCTTTGAAGCCTCGGCGACGCCCCCCAGTTACGGCCCGCCTCCGCTGCCTCCAGAGCCTGAACATCAAGTCCCTTTCAGAGGACAACCTTCTGCAGCGTTTCCGCGACAATGCACCTGTCTCCCGGATACAAACCCGCAGCCTTACAGCCCAGGACCAATCAGAACACAGGAGCGAGAGGGCGGAATGCCTGGTCCACAGTAAGAGTCTATCAGCCCACGACCTTACTGGGCTGTTTCAGACTGACCAAGACTCAGAGCCTGAGTATGAGGACTTCCTGAGTATGAGCATGCCTTCTGGTAATCTCTGTGACACCCTGAGGAAGGCAGAGGCCCGGCAGGTCCAGAGGGCTCTGGCTGCAGCTGAGGCCTGTGAAGGCAGCaatagccaggctgacagcagcAGCTCAGATGGGGAGATGGTGGTGGCGCCCTCTGGAGGACAGGGGGGGAAGTGCAGTGAGTCGTTCACAGCCGGTTGCCCAGAGAAGCAGTCGTCGCCCAAAAGAAGGAAGACCCATCAGCACAAGAAGCTGACCCTAGCCCAGCTCTATAGGATACGCACCACCCTAGTGCTCAACTCTACTCTCACTGCATC GGAGGTGTAA
- the LOC129860651 gene encoding pleckstrin homology domain-containing family G member 5-like isoform X9, whose translation MVPSKWTMNSVLQHKSPQRSWLGLRLRLNEKPVQEEDWVVCQHPECPDRRQASKVCHHPECLDLNNKSPLHLCESCDSRCHPEDTENMHFDRHPRFDLQPQGSILARNVSTRSCPPRTSPPSDLEEEDEGANDRGERKPGGLKLVKKKPRRRHTDDPSKECFSLKFDLNVDIDTEIVPAVKKKTLREVLGPVFERKGIELSRVDLFLDQSNTPLSLNFEAYRFGGHYLKVKARPGDELKVEQGVKDLRSLSLPNMKPSLGEQSPYILTERVEHGSLGRKESNVDLLGQARRRKNITEFLGDASIPSPDSLTALSGSLPSVGAGPDSWKNRAASRFSGFFSSNTGAGAFGKEVDRMEQLQNKLQSYTLFGLPKVPPQLSFHHDSWEEEEEETSFTLEDSWTQLLDNHETLTRRQFHQQEAIWELLHTEATYIKKLRVITDLFLCGLLNLQESGLLTEVEPARLFSNIQDIVRLHTALWNQVMLPALEIARQARTLLNPTDLHHGFRTIGSRFKPYIRYCMEEEASMEYMRSLLRDNELFRIYVTWAETHKQCNRLKLADMLAKPHQRLTKYPLLLKAVLKKTDDSPSRDAVSGMVACVEGFINSVDSRMRQREEQQKLAAISGRIDSYEAVEGSSEELEKILREFNRFDLMAPMRGTSPEETRQLHLEAALRMKEGKDSRMEVYCFLFTDLLLITKPVKKLEKVKVIRQPLLIHNVICKELKDPGSFILIYLNEFKSAVAAYTFQANSATQGRSWVDAICNVQNQLQRMRTEEVLRQQVTLQRRLCGEEEEEENKSSSPCMRNKDQQGPSHSDCSTETLSVMDIGEDSGEHQNPSATNTDSGGPLEKSLDSGTVTPPTGPEPLHCNPASPQDNLADRDPEPEQEGVMEGGEVELEPQCRSLSMDSAYGTLSPESLLRELDLQTRPGQSKGEETEEEGEIEGHEVEVEMENEKVVMKLVEKEEEEDSTSVGSQLSVVQSLKPRRRPPVTARLRCLQSLNIKSLSEDNLLQRFRDNAPVSRIQTRSLTAQDQSEHRSERAECLVHSKSLSAHDLTGLFQTDQDSEPEYEDFLSMSMPSGNLCDTLRKAEARQVQRALAAAEACEGSNSQADSSSSDGEMVVAPSGGQGGKCSESFTAGCPEKQSSPKRRKTHQHKKLTLAQLYRIRTTLVLNSTLTAS comes from the exons ATGAGAAGCCTGTTCAGGAGGAAGACTGGGTGGTGTGCCAGCATCCTGAGTGCCCTGACCGTCGACAGGCCTCGAAG GTGTGCCACCACCCAGAGTGCCTGGACCTGAACAACAAGAGCCCTCTTCACCTTTGTGAGTCATGTGACTCCCGCTGCCACCCGGAAGACACAGAAAACATGCACTTTGACCGACACCCGCGCTTTGACCTGCAACCCCAAG GTTCCATCCTGGCCCGGAACGTTTCGACGCGCTCCTGTCCCCCCCGCACCAGCCCCCCCtctgacctggaggaggaggacgaagggGCCAACGACCGAGG GGAACGTAAACCTGGGGGGTTGAAGTTGGTGAAGAAGAAACCACGGCGACGGCACACTGAC GACCCCAGCAAGGAGTGCTTCAGCCTCAAGTTTGATCTGAACGTGGACATTGACACAGAGATCGTCCCCGCTGTGAAAAAGAAGACCCTAAG GGAGGTGCTGGGTCCTGTGTTTGAGCGTAAAGGTATTGAGTTATCCCGGGTAGATCTGTTCCTGGACCAGTCCAACACTCCCCTGTCCCTGAACTTTGAGGCTTACCGCTTCGGTGGCCACTATCTCAAGGTCAAAG CGCGGCCAGGTGATGAGCTGAAGGTGGAGCAGGGGGTGAAAGACCTGCGGTCGCTCAGTCTGCCCAACATGAAGCCCTCCTTGGGGGAGCAGAGTCCCTACATCCTTACCGAGAGGGTGGAGCACGGATCCCTTGGACGCAAGGAGAGCAACGTCGATCTGCTG GGTCAGGCACGTCGCAGGAAGAACATAACAGAGTTCCTTGGGGACGCCAGCATCCCGTCTCCGGACTCCCTGACCGCACTGAGCGGCTCTCTGCCCAGTGTGGGGGCTGGACCGGACAGCTGGAAGAACCGCGCCGCCAGCCGCTTCTCTGGCTTCTTTAGCTCCAACACTGGAGCAGGGGCCTTTGGCAAG GAGGTGGATCGCATGGAGCAGCTCCAGAATAAGCTGCAGTCGTACACTCTGTTTGGCCTTCCCAAGGTTCCTCCTCAGCTCTCCTTCCATCACGACTcctgggaggaggaagaggaggagaccagcTTCACCCTGGAGGACAGCTGGACACAGCTACTCGACAACCATGAG ACGTTGACCAGACGCCAGTTCCACCAGCAGGAGGCTATCTGGGAGCTCCTGCACACTGAGGCCACCTACATCAAGAAACTACGAGTCATCACTGAC tTGTTCCTGTGCGGGCTGTTGAACCTGCAGGAGAGTGGTCTGCTGACAGAGGTGGAGCCTGCGCGACTCTTCAGTAACATCCAGGACATTGTGCGTCTGCATACGGCCCTGTGGAACCAGGTGATGCTGCCTGCCCTGGAGATTGCCCGGCAGGCCAGGACCCTCCTCAACCCTACAGACCTCCACCACGGCTTCAGGACAATTGGCTCCAGGTTTAAGCCCTACATCCGTTACTGTATGGAGGAGGAGGCCAGTATGGAATACATGAGGTCACTCCTCAGGGACAACGAGCTCTTCAGGATCTACGTCACG TGGGCTGAGACTCATAAGCAGTGTAACCGGCTGAAGCTGGCTGACATGCTGGCCAAGCCTCACCAGAGACTCACCAAGTACCCCCTACTGCTGAAGGCTGTCCTCAAAAAGACTGACGACTCGCCGTCCCGCGACGCCGTCAGCGGAATGGTGGCGTGTGTGGAGGGCTTCATCAACAGCGTGGACTCTCGGATGCGCCAGCGGGAGGAGCAGCAGAAGCTAGCCGCCATCTCTGGACGCATCGACTCCTACGAAGCAGTGGAGGGGAGCAGCGAGGAGTTGGAGAAG ATCCTGCGTGAGTTCAACCGCTTCGACCTGATGGCTCCTATGAGAGGCACATCACCAGAGGAGACCAGACAGCTCCATTTGGAGGCGGCACTGCGCATGAAGGAGGGCAAAGACAGCAGG ATGGAGGTGTACTGCTTCCTGTTCACAGACCTGCTGCTCATCACCAAACCAGTGAAGAAGTTAGAGAAGGTCAAGGTGATCAGACAGCCCCTCCTCATCCACAATGTTATCTGCAAAGAACTCAAGGACCCTG GCTCCTTCATTCTCATCTACCTCAATGAGTTCAAGAGCGCTGTGGCAGCCTACACTTTCCAGGCCAACAGCGCCACCCAGGGGCGAAGCTGGGTTGACGCCATCTGCAACGTCCAGAACCAGCTCCAGAGAATGCGGACTGAGGAGGTTCTCAGGCAGCAGGTCACCCTACAGCGCCGTCTAtgcggagaggaagaggaggaggaaaacaagAGCAGCTCCCCCTGCATGAGGAACAAAGATCAGCAGGGACCAAG TCATTCGGATTGCTCCACAGAGACCCTGTCAGTCATGGACATAGGAGAGGATTCAGGGGAGCACCAAAACCCCTCTGCCACAAACACAGACTCAGGAGGACCCTTAGAAAAGAGCCTAGACTCGGGCACAGTTACCCCACCTACTGGACCTGAGCCCCTGCACTGCAACCCTGCCAGCCCCCAGGACAACCTTGCCGACCGGGACCCTGAGCCAGAGCAGGAGGGTgttatggagggaggggaggttgaGCTGGAGCCTCAGTGTCGCTCTCTATCCATGGACAGTGCCTACGGTACCCTCTCCCCAGAGTCCCtactgagagagctggacctacAGACACGACCAGGCCAGAGCAAGGGAGAGGAGactgaagaggagggagagatagagggccACGAGGTGGAGGTGGAAATGGAGAACGAAAAGGTGGTAATGAAACTggtggagaaggaagaggaggaggattcaaCCTCTGTTGGTTCCCAGCTGTCAGTGGTTCAGTCTTTGAAGCCTCGGCGACGCCCCCCAGTTACGGCCCGCCTCCGCTGCCTCCAGAGCCTGAACATCAAGTCCCTTTCAGAGGACAACCTTCTGCAGCGTTTCCGCGACAATGCACCTGTCTCCCGGATACAAACCCGCAGCCTTACAGCCCAGGACCAATCAGAACACAGGAGCGAGAGGGCGGAATGCCTGGTCCACAGTAAGAGTCTATCAGCCCACGACCTTACTGGGCTGTTTCAGACTGACCAAGACTCAGAGCCTGAGTATGAGGACTTCCTGAGTATGAGCATGCCTTCTGGTAATCTCTGTGACACCCTGAGGAAGGCAGAGGCCCGGCAGGTCCAGAGGGCTCTGGCTGCAGCTGAGGCCTGTGAAGGCAGCaatagccaggctgacagcagcAGCTCAGATGGGGAGATGGTGGTGGCGCCCTCTGGAGGACAGGGGGGGAAGTGCAGTGAGTCGTTCACAGCCGGTTGCCCAGAGAAGCAGTCGTCGCCCAAAAGAAGGAAGACCCATCAGCACAAGAAGCTGACCCTAGCCCAGCTCTATAGGATACGCACCACCCTAGTGCTCAACTCTACTCTCACTGCATCGTAA
- the LOC129860651 gene encoding pleckstrin homology domain-containing family G member 5-like isoform X4, translated as MVPSKWTMNSVLQHKSPQRSWLGLRLRLNEKPVQEEDWVVCQHPECPDRRQASKVCHHPECLDLNNKSPLHLCESCDSRCHPEDTENMHFDRHPRFDLQPQGSILARNVSTRSCPPRTSPPSDLEEEDEGANDRGERKPGGLKLVKKKPRRRHTDDPSKECFSLKFDLNVDIDTEIVPAVKKKTLREVLGPVFERKGIELSRVDLFLDQSNTPLSLNFEAYRFGGHYLKVKARPGDELKVEQGVKDLRSLSLPNMKPSLGEQSPYILTERVEHGSLGRKESNVDLLVSAASTGQARRRKNITEFLGDASIPSPDSLTALSGSLPSVGAGPDSWKNRAASRFSGFFSSNTGAGAFGKEVDRMEQLQNKLQSYTLFGLPKVPPQLSFHHDSWEEEEEETSFTLEDSWTQLLDNHETLTRRQFHQQEAIWELLHTEATYIKKLRVITDLFLCGLLNLQESGLLTEVEPARLFSNIQDIVRLHTALWNQVMLPALEIARQARTLLNPTDLHHGFRTIGSRFKPYIRYCMEEEASMEYMRSLLRDNELFRIYVTWAETHKQCNRLKLADMLAKPHQRLTKYPLLLKAVLKKTDDSPSRDAVSGMVACVEGFINSVDSRMRQREEQQKLAAISGRIDSYEAVEGSSEELEKILREFNRFDLMAPMRGTSPEETRQLHLEAALRMKEGKDSRMEVYCFLFTDLLLITKPVKKLEKVKVIRQPLLIHNVICKELKDPGSFILIYLNEFKSAVAAYTFQANSATQGRSWVDAICNVQNQLQRMRTEEVLRQQVTLQRRLCGEEEEEENKSSSPCMRNKDQQGPSHSDCSTETLSVMDIGEDSGEHQNPSATNTDSGGPLEKSLDSGTVTPPTGPEPLHCNPASPQDNLADRDPEPEQEGVMEGGEVELEPQCRSLSMDSAYGTLSPESLLRELDLQTRPGQSKGEETEEEGEIEGHEVEVEMENEKVVMKLVEKEEEEDSTSVGSQLSVVQSLKPRRRPPVTARLRCLQSLNIKSLSEDNLLQRFRDNAPVSRIQTRSLTAQDQSEHRSERAECLVHSKSLSAHDLTGLFQTDQDSEPEYEDFLSMSMPSGNLCDTLRKAEARQVQRALAAAEACEGSNSQADSSSSDGEMVVAPSGGQGGKCSESFTAGCPEKQSSPKRRKTHQHKKLTLAQLYRIRTTLVLNSTLTASEV; from the exons ATGAGAAGCCTGTTCAGGAGGAAGACTGGGTGGTGTGCCAGCATCCTGAGTGCCCTGACCGTCGACAGGCCTCGAAG GTGTGCCACCACCCAGAGTGCCTGGACCTGAACAACAAGAGCCCTCTTCACCTTTGTGAGTCATGTGACTCCCGCTGCCACCCGGAAGACACAGAAAACATGCACTTTGACCGACACCCGCGCTTTGACCTGCAACCCCAAG GTTCCATCCTGGCCCGGAACGTTTCGACGCGCTCCTGTCCCCCCCGCACCAGCCCCCCCtctgacctggaggaggaggacgaagggGCCAACGACCGAGG GGAACGTAAACCTGGGGGGTTGAAGTTGGTGAAGAAGAAACCACGGCGACGGCACACTGAC GACCCCAGCAAGGAGTGCTTCAGCCTCAAGTTTGATCTGAACGTGGACATTGACACAGAGATCGTCCCCGCTGTGAAAAAGAAGACCCTAAG GGAGGTGCTGGGTCCTGTGTTTGAGCGTAAAGGTATTGAGTTATCCCGGGTAGATCTGTTCCTGGACCAGTCCAACACTCCCCTGTCCCTGAACTTTGAGGCTTACCGCTTCGGTGGCCACTATCTCAAGGTCAAAG CGCGGCCAGGTGATGAGCTGAAGGTGGAGCAGGGGGTGAAAGACCTGCGGTCGCTCAGTCTGCCCAACATGAAGCCCTCCTTGGGGGAGCAGAGTCCCTACATCCTTACCGAGAGGGTGGAGCACGGATCCCTTGGACGCAAGGAGAGCAACGTCGATCTGCTGGTCAGTGCAGCCTCTACA GGTCAGGCACGTCGCAGGAAGAACATAACAGAGTTCCTTGGGGACGCCAGCATCCCGTCTCCGGACTCCCTGACCGCACTGAGCGGCTCTCTGCCCAGTGTGGGGGCTGGACCGGACAGCTGGAAGAACCGCGCCGCCAGCCGCTTCTCTGGCTTCTTTAGCTCCAACACTGGAGCAGGGGCCTTTGGCAAG GAGGTGGATCGCATGGAGCAGCTCCAGAATAAGCTGCAGTCGTACACTCTGTTTGGCCTTCCCAAGGTTCCTCCTCAGCTCTCCTTCCATCACGACTcctgggaggaggaagaggaggagaccagcTTCACCCTGGAGGACAGCTGGACACAGCTACTCGACAACCATGAG ACGTTGACCAGACGCCAGTTCCACCAGCAGGAGGCTATCTGGGAGCTCCTGCACACTGAGGCCACCTACATCAAGAAACTACGAGTCATCACTGAC tTGTTCCTGTGCGGGCTGTTGAACCTGCAGGAGAGTGGTCTGCTGACAGAGGTGGAGCCTGCGCGACTCTTCAGTAACATCCAGGACATTGTGCGTCTGCATACGGCCCTGTGGAACCAGGTGATGCTGCCTGCCCTGGAGATTGCCCGGCAGGCCAGGACCCTCCTCAACCCTACAGACCTCCACCACGGCTTCAGGACAATTGGCTCCAGGTTTAAGCCCTACATCCGTTACTGTATGGAGGAGGAGGCCAGTATGGAATACATGAGGTCACTCCTCAGGGACAACGAGCTCTTCAGGATCTACGTCACG TGGGCTGAGACTCATAAGCAGTGTAACCGGCTGAAGCTGGCTGACATGCTGGCCAAGCCTCACCAGAGACTCACCAAGTACCCCCTACTGCTGAAGGCTGTCCTCAAAAAGACTGACGACTCGCCGTCCCGCGACGCCGTCAGCGGAATGGTGGCGTGTGTGGAGGGCTTCATCAACAGCGTGGACTCTCGGATGCGCCAGCGGGAGGAGCAGCAGAAGCTAGCCGCCATCTCTGGACGCATCGACTCCTACGAAGCAGTGGAGGGGAGCAGCGAGGAGTTGGAGAAG ATCCTGCGTGAGTTCAACCGCTTCGACCTGATGGCTCCTATGAGAGGCACATCACCAGAGGAGACCAGACAGCTCCATTTGGAGGCGGCACTGCGCATGAAGGAGGGCAAAGACAGCAGG ATGGAGGTGTACTGCTTCCTGTTCACAGACCTGCTGCTCATCACCAAACCAGTGAAGAAGTTAGAGAAGGTCAAGGTGATCAGACAGCCCCTCCTCATCCACAATGTTATCTGCAAAGAACTCAAGGACCCTG GCTCCTTCATTCTCATCTACCTCAATGAGTTCAAGAGCGCTGTGGCAGCCTACACTTTCCAGGCCAACAGCGCCACCCAGGGGCGAAGCTGGGTTGACGCCATCTGCAACGTCCAGAACCAGCTCCAGAGAATGCGGACTGAGGAGGTTCTCAGGCAGCAGGTCACCCTACAGCGCCGTCTAtgcggagaggaagaggaggaggaaaacaagAGCAGCTCCCCCTGCATGAGGAACAAAGATCAGCAGGGACCAAG TCATTCGGATTGCTCCACAGAGACCCTGTCAGTCATGGACATAGGAGAGGATTCAGGGGAGCACCAAAACCCCTCTGCCACAAACACAGACTCAGGAGGACCCTTAGAAAAGAGCCTAGACTCGGGCACAGTTACCCCACCTACTGGACCTGAGCCCCTGCACTGCAACCCTGCCAGCCCCCAGGACAACCTTGCCGACCGGGACCCTGAGCCAGAGCAGGAGGGTgttatggagggaggggaggttgaGCTGGAGCCTCAGTGTCGCTCTCTATCCATGGACAGTGCCTACGGTACCCTCTCCCCAGAGTCCCtactgagagagctggacctacAGACACGACCAGGCCAGAGCAAGGGAGAGGAGactgaagaggagggagagatagagggccACGAGGTGGAGGTGGAAATGGAGAACGAAAAGGTGGTAATGAAACTggtggagaaggaagaggaggaggattcaaCCTCTGTTGGTTCCCAGCTGTCAGTGGTTCAGTCTTTGAAGCCTCGGCGACGCCCCCCAGTTACGGCCCGCCTCCGCTGCCTCCAGAGCCTGAACATCAAGTCCCTTTCAGAGGACAACCTTCTGCAGCGTTTCCGCGACAATGCACCTGTCTCCCGGATACAAACCCGCAGCCTTACAGCCCAGGACCAATCAGAACACAGGAGCGAGAGGGCGGAATGCCTGGTCCACAGTAAGAGTCTATCAGCCCACGACCTTACTGGGCTGTTTCAGACTGACCAAGACTCAGAGCCTGAGTATGAGGACTTCCTGAGTATGAGCATGCCTTCTGGTAATCTCTGTGACACCCTGAGGAAGGCAGAGGCCCGGCAGGTCCAGAGGGCTCTGGCTGCAGCTGAGGCCTGTGAAGGCAGCaatagccaggctgacagcagcAGCTCAGATGGGGAGATGGTGGTGGCGCCCTCTGGAGGACAGGGGGGGAAGTGCAGTGAGTCGTTCACAGCCGGTTGCCCAGAGAAGCAGTCGTCGCCCAAAAGAAGGAAGACCCATCAGCACAAGAAGCTGACCCTAGCCCAGCTCTATAGGATACGCACCACCCTAGTGCTCAACTCTACTCTCACTGCATC GGAGGTGTAA